The Sinomicrobium kalidii region TGAAAAACGTGGAGCTGGGCTATACCCTGCCTGCCGAAATAGGAGATAAAATAGGGATAAGCAACCTCAGGTTATATCTGAGCGGACTTAACCTGGCTACGTGGAGCAAGATAAAAGTATTGGATCCGGAATCCGTGAACTCCACCGGGCAGTATTATCCGCAGTCCCGTATTGTGAACATGGGAGTATCCGTAACCTTTTAAAATCTTTTGTCATGAACAATTCAAGAATAAAACATATATACATGTACATGTTTGTTGCCCTGTTTGCGGCGGCATCGTGTAGTGACGATTTTGTAGGTACAAAACCCCTGGACGAAGTGCCGGCTTCCGATGTGTGGGCAGACGCTGCATTGTCTGAAGCATTCGTGCTGGATATCTACAACGGCTTCGGACAGGGAGGGTTTGATGAAGAAATGCTGGCCTCCGCTTCCGATGAAGCCTTATTTACACATTCCGGACGGGGATATAAGGAGTTTAACGGGGCCAATTCCAATCCCGCAAGCCAGGGATGGATAAGTGGCAATTACGAATGGAGCAATATGTACACCCGTATCCGCGCCGCTAATATTGCTTTAAAAAACCTGGAGGAACCCATGTTTGACAATCCCGAATTGGCACAAAGGCTTAAAGGCGAAGCCCATTTTTTACGGGCCTTCTTCTATCAGCAGTTACTACGCTATTACGGGGCGGTCCCCCTGGTGGAGAAGGTATATGAACTCGGAGAAGAAGATTATACCATTCCGAGGGATACCTACGAAGAATGCGTGAATTTTATCGTGGCCGATTGCGATCAGGCATCGGAATTTCTTGAGGGACAACCGATATCCGAAGGAAGGGCTACGGAAATTGCTGCGATGGCACTTAAGGCCCGTGTGTTGCTCTATGCCGCAAGTGACCTGCACGATATCCCGACGGCTTCTGCCAACTCTTCAGTAATTGCGGGATATTCCAACCCGGAATACCTGGGGTACACCTCGGGCAACCGTACAGAAAGATGGGAAAAAGCCAAAGCAGCCGCAAAAGCGGTGGTGGATATGAACCTCGGGTATAAACTTGGTCTTTCAGCCCCCGTATCTCCGGAAGAAGGGGAAGAAAACTACGTAGCACTTTCCCTCGGGGGAGGTAGTGGCGTAGCAGATGCATCTGCGGAAATCGAGTTAATCCTCGGACGGTATTTTGTAGATGAAAAAGATGAAGGCGGGGCATATGTCGGGCGTAACAACGGGCCGAACGGTTACCACAACTGGTCCGGAAATACCCCTACACAAAACCTGGTGGACGATTACGAAATGATAGACGGCAGCCGTTTTGACTGGGACAATCCCGACCATGCGGGAGCCCCCTATAATGACCGTGATCCCAGGTTTTATGCCAGTATCCTGCATGACGGGGCAGACTGGAAACCGAGAACAGACGATGTTACGGAAAGAGACCCGTTTAACCAGATACAGGCCGGACAGTATGAAATTATCAATAGTTCGGGGGAGAAGGAAGTGTACTACGGACTGGATACCCGTAACAGCCCCATAGAAGACTGGAACGGAAGTCATACCGGTTATACCATGCGCAAGTTCATCGATCCCGACCCTGCCATAATCGATCAGAATACCAGGCAGCAGATCCCCTGGCCGGTATTGAAATATACCGAAGCTGTGCTGAACTATGTGGAAGCCTGTATAGAACTCGGAGAAGAAGGTGAAGCAAGGAACTGGCTCAACAGGATACGCTATCGTGCCGGAATGCCCGAAATTACAGATTCGGGCGATGCGCTGATGGAGCGGTACAGAAACGAACGGAGGGTTGAACTCGTATACGAAGAACACCGCTTTCACGATGCCAGGCGATGGATGGTGGCCCCTGAAACTTTAGGAGAACAGGTGAGGACCATCAGTGTGTTCGGGACCTTAAAATCCGGTGCGGAAGTACAGGTATACCGTTACGATCCGGAAAGTTATGACTATACCTATACACCAATGTCCCTGGACCCCGGAATCGAAGACAGGCAATGGCAGGATAAAATGTATTTCATATCCATCCACAGGGATGAGATGAACCGGAATGACAAACTAATCCAGAACCCCGGATATTAACAGGTTTATATAAAGGCCTTTTCCGGGGCTGATATGTTTGCCACAGGCCCCTCAGGTAGTATCATATACCGCTGAGGGGCCTGTTTGTTTCCGGCCTGCGTTTTTTTGCAACAAAGCGTGTATATCTTGTAGTAAAGCAGTAAAGAAGGACTGTCGTTTTATCTATTTGCTTATCTTTGAAAGGAAAGATTTTATGGAAATTAATCCCCAAAAAACCAATTATGAAAAAACTGACAACAGGAATTTTGGTACTGGGCATGTTGGCAAGCTGTGAACAACCCGCTCCCGTACTGGAATTTTCAGTAAAAAACCCATTGAATACCGACCGTTTTTCGGAAACCGTAAGTATAGCTCCTGAAAAATTTGATTCCCTGGCCGGGACTTCGGGCATTGAAAATCTGCTCATTACCGATAAGGCCAGCGGGGATACCCTGGTAACACAACTGGTGGATAATGATGGAGACGGTACCCCGGATGAACTCCTTTTCCAGACCGATCTCAAGGGAGGAGCGACCAGGGAACTGGTAGCGAAAATTTCTGAAGATGTTCCGGCACAAAAAACAGCGGGGGAACTGACCACCTTTTCCCGTTTCGTACCCGAAAGGACAGACGATTATGCCTGGGAGAACGACCGTGTAGCCTTTCGTACCTACGGTCCGGAAGCCCAGCGCAGAGTAGAGGAAGGTGAACCCGGAGGAACCCTTTCCAGCGGTATGGATGCCTGGCTGAAGAGGGTGGAATATCCCGTCATCGATAAATGGTATAAGAACAATGAAGAAGAGGAAGGCGCTTATCATAAAGATACCGGGGAAGGGTATGACCCCTATCACGTAGGGTCCAGCAGGGGTGTTGGAGGAACCGGGATATGGATGAACGATTCACTTTACACATCAAAGAATTTTACCGATTATAAAACCATAGCTGTTGGTCCTGTGCGTACTGTTTTTGAATTGAAATATGCCGCCTGGAATGCCGATAGTATAAAAGTAAAGGAAACCAAACGCATCAGTCTCGACCTCGGATCGAACCTGAGCCGTTTTGAATCCGTTTATGAGAGTGAAGAACCTTTGCCCAATGTTACCATAGGGCTTATGCTCCACGAAAAAGAAGGTGAAATACGGACTGAAAAGGAAGAGGGCTGGTTCCGTTACTGGGAGCCCATGGACGGTTCGGAACTGGGAGTAGGAGTAGTGATTGCCCCCGCAATGGTAATGAACTATAAAGACCACCGGGTAGATTATAAAGACGGTAGTCAGTTACTTGTCATGGCCGATGCGAAGGATAACAAAGTCGTCTATTATGCAGGGTTCGGCTGGAAGAAAAGCGACCAGTTTGCCGATGCCGGCGAATGGGATGCCTACCTGAAGCATTTTGCAGAAAGACTTGCCAATCCGGTAGAGGTACAGTTTTAATGCGATCACTCATGCAGGTTTATCCCGGGTGCGGCAGAAACAACATGATCAGGTAAATAAGGCGTCCCCCTCTGCCTTCGGCATCTCCCCCCGGAGGAAGAGAATTTTAGTCGTTTTAATTAATAAACTTGAAACTTTGAACCAGAAACCTTAAACCTTGGAACCCATCTGTCCATATTGCAGTGGTCTGTTGAGCGCAGTAGATCACAACAACTTCTGTTCCCAGAAGGGGCATGTTAATAAATGGGCCCACGGCAATGCCTTTTTTGTGCGTTCCGAACACCTTAATTCGGGGATTCATATTTCCAGGTTTACGGTAAGGGCTGTGCTCAGCGGTTACCAGTATTATCACGTGGGAGGCAAGGATGTCATACTCCGGGAAAACAACTATCTTATAGTACACGACGGTCAGAAATACTACACTCAGATCGATTCCCTTTATCCCACGGAATCCATTATTGTCGCTTACGGCTGGAAAGATATTGCAGATGCCTTCCATACCCTTTCCGGAAAGGATGAAGACCTTCTTGACGGAGTGCCTCCCGGTGTTTTCCGGGAAATGGACTGGCTGGACAGTTCGTATGAAACGAACGGGGCCATCCGGAAACTGCTGGAAGAGTTTGCCGCTGCAATTACACGGAGTGAGAAGGATATGATGTACTATGAACAGCTCCGTTTTCTCCTGCTGGAAAAAATATTCCGTAACCATGTGCGCGTTCTTAAAAAAGCAGATGATCTGCAATCCAGGAAAGACGCTACCCGGCAGGAATTGCTGAAGCGGCTCTACATGGCCGGGGATTATATGAGGGCACACCTGGATAAAAAACTGACTATAGCCGAGGTGAGTAGTGTTGTGGCCATGTCGCCCTATCATTTCTTCCGGGTGTTCAAACAGCTATTCGGCCATACACCGTTGGAATATCTTACCCGTGAAAGGCTTTCCCATGCCAGGGATCTTATCCGGAAAACAGAGTTACCCGTATCGGGCATACTGCACGAAGTTGGCTATGACAACCCGAGCTCTTTCAGCCGCCTTTTCAGAAGTTATTACGGGTACAGCCCCCGGGAAATAAAAAACCGGTTAGCCGGAAGTCAGGTTTCATAGGTAAAGTCAGGCTAATTCTTCCTTTAATTTAATTTTTTTTGTTATAAAATTCACTTTCATTAGAATTTTTGTTTAAAATTTAGCAGTATCCGCACATATATTTTCCTTTCCTATAGCTACTTTGGAACACGTTACGGAGAATAAACCTGCAAATTGATGAATGACATAAAGATCGTACAGGTCGGCATGGGACCGTTGGGAATAAAAATTGCCGAATTCATTGCCGGGCGTCCCGGATTAAGGACCGTAGCCGCCATAGATACGGCCGCGGATAAAAAAGGAAAATCCCTGAAGGAGTTTTCACCATACCTCAACGGGAATATCGAAATATCGGGAGATCTTAAGCAGGCACTGAGTACCGCACCCGATGTAGCCGTACTCACCACAGTGTCCGATATGAAAAGGATCACGAAACAAGTGGTGGAAATTGTTAAAAGGGGAATTCCCGTTGTGTCTACCTGCGAAGAACTCAGCTTCCCTTATGAAACTGCCCCGGAACTGGCCGTTGAAATAGATACCGCTGCCAGGGCAAATAATGTTGCCGTGGTGGGTACGGGAGTAAACCCGGGGTTTTTAATGGATGCATTGCCGGTTTTTTTGACCTCCGTTTGCCGGCAGGTGGAAAGCATAAAGGTAAATCGCTATCAGGATGCGTCTTTCAGGCGTATTCCCTTTCAGGATAAGATCGGGGCAGGCCTGTCTCCCGACGATTTTGAAATGGCAAAAAACAAGGGGATTCTGAGACATGTGGGGCTTACCGAATCCATACATTTTATCGCCGGGAAGATGGGATGGAAGCTGGAAAGGACAGAAGACGTGATAAGTCCGGTGTTTGCAACAAAAGACATTTTCCGTCCTTCCCGGACCATTAAAAAAGGATATGCAGCCGGAGTGAGACAGGTGGGCAGGGGATTTATAAACGGACAGGCCAAAGTGGAACTGGTATTCCAGGCCGCAATAGGCGAACCCGAATCTTACGACGAAGTGGAAGTTACCGGTATTCCGGGATTTAAGTCGCGGATAGAAGGCGGTATCAATGGCGATACGGCCACCTGTGCCATTACGGTGAATGCCATAAGTTCCGTGATCCGTGCACAACCGGGACTGCGAACCATGGCAGATATACCTATGACCTCCTATTTCGAATACAGGTAATTCCGGATTTTTTTGTGCTATCCCCTGCTTATCCTGCCTCATGCTGATGAGATAAGACCTTTATGGCCACGACACGGTCAGCGAATTATTGATAAAAGTCCGTTTGGTATGCAAAAGGATCTTCGAAAACGCTATTCGCCGTTTTTACACTGTAAACAGGGAGAACGATTTTGTACACTCCGATACTGTTTTACGGTACATACCAGACCATCACGAACAACCCATCATTTAAACTAATTAACTATGAGACAAATGTTATTGTTATTACTGTTCGGCGCAGGTATTGTTGTTGCTTACGGACAGGAAAAAACCGTATCCGGAAAGGTGATTTCGGCAGAAGACGGGACGCCGGTCATGGGAGTGAGTATTCTCGTAAAAGGGACTACTACAGGGACCATCAGCGGAGCGGAAGGCGACTATACCATAGATGGTGTAACTGCAGAAAGCGTACTGGTATTCACTTATCTCGGTTTTGAACCGAAAGAAGTGACCGTAGGGGACCGGGAGACTATCAATGTAACCCTTGACCCGTCGCTCGAAGCACTGGATGAAGTAGTGGTTACGGCACTCGGAATATCCCGTGAGAAAAAATCATTGGGATATGCCACTCAGGAGGTCGGAGGGGAGAACTTCACCATGACCAATGAGCAGAATGTCATCGGTTCCCTTTCGGGGCGTGTGGCTGGGGTACAGGTCACCGGGGCTTCCGGCGCCAGTATGGGAGGGACCCAGAAAATAAAAATAAGGGGGGTGAACTCCATTGGCGGGGCCGACCAGCCTTTAATTGTTATAGACGGTACCCCCATATCCAATGCCAATTTTTCAGGAAGTGCCGCTGCCGATTACGGTAACCTCGCCCAGGATATTAATCCTGCCGATATAGCCTCTGTAAACGTGCTGAAAGGACCTGCGGCATCTGCCCTATATGGAATAAGGGGACAATACGGGGTGATTATGATAACCACAAAAAAAGGAAAAAAGGGTGTCAAAGATGTAAGTGTGGAACTCAATTCCTCTTTTGCCATAGAAAAGACCGGGAATTTTATGCCGCTTCAGAATATGTATGGAGGTGGTTCCGGCCAGACCTGGCGTACACTTCCCAACGGCGACAGGTATGTGGATATGAGCGTTGATGAAAGCTGGGGACCGAGAATGGACGGTACCATGGTAAGGCAGGTATTCAGTTTTTATCCGCAGGATGAAGAATACGGTCAGCTTACCCCGTTTGTACCGCATCCCGATAATATTAAGGATTTTTATGAAACCGGGCTGAACTTCAACAACAGCGTCACCATAACCGGGGGAAATGAGAACACAACTTACAGGCTGAGCTTTAACGATACACGGATTGAAGGTGTGGAACCCAATACCTACCTGAAACGCAATAACCTCGGATTGAGTGCAGGCCTGGACATTACCGATAAATTGAATGTTTCCACGAATGTAAATTACGCCCGGAACGACGGTCGCCGTCCGAAGCAGGGATCGGAATACGGCACGGGCTATTTTGTACAGTGGTTCCAGCGGAATATAGATATGAACCGCATGAAGGGTTACCGTTATAACGACGGTACATTCCTGCACTGGAACCTGGGCAGACCGGATTCCGGTACCGGCGAAATCACGGATTTTAGTCCGCTATACTGGAACAACCCCTATTTTGATGCCTATGAAAATACCAATAATGATCGCCGGGACCGTTTTTTCGGTGATGTAAAGCTCACTTATAAAATCCTTCCCGAACTAGAGATAAGCGGTGCGGTGCGGTCAGATATGTTTATCCAGAACATAGAGACCAGGACGGCCTTTGGCGGAAGAAGGGTGCCTGCTTATACCGTAGGCAAATACCAGAATACGGAGATGAATTATGAACTTATCGCCCAGTACAATACACGTTGGGAAGATTTTTCCCTCAACGGTACCCTGGGAGGAAACGTGTATTACCGCAGGTATTCCTACCTGTATCAGGAAACGGTAGGGGGATTGTCCGCACCGGGATATTACAACATAGAGGCTTCCATAGACAGGCCGGTAAACGAATCATACCTGTTGAGAAGGCAGGTCAGGAGTATGTTCGGAATGGTTTCTCTGGGGTACAAGGACACCTATTTTGTAGATGCATCTATTCGTAATGACAACTCGTCCACACTTCCGAAGAACAACAATTCCTATTGGTACCCGTCGGTTTCCGGAAGTTTCGTGTTCAGTGAACTAATGGACTGGAAGCCATTGTCTTTCGGGAAGTTGCGATTCAGCTATGCCCAGGCCGGTTCTGATTTTGATCCGTACCAGATCAGGGAGGTCTATGAAGTGGGGACGGTTTATAACGGTGTAAATACCTTATACCTGCCCGATGAACTTTATAACTCGGGAATAGAGCCTTCCTTTGCCCATTCCTATGAAGCCGGTTTTGATATCCGTTTCTTCAAAAACCGGTTGGGAATCGATTTTACATATTACGTACAAAAGAACAAAAACCAGATCATCGACCTGAACCTTTCCGGGACCAGTGGTTTCGGTTCCACAATTATCAATGCCGGGCTCATTGAAAATAAGGGGTTTGAGATTGCGTTGAATGCGCGGCCTGTTCAAACGGATAACTTTACCTGGGAAACCAGTTTTAACATCAACCGGAACAGGAGTGAGGTAGTGGAGCTGGCGCCGGGAGTAGATGTGTACAATTACGGTTCAACTACATATTCCAGTGTTACCAGCTATCTGAATTCCTATAAAGGAAAACCTTTTGGCAGTCTGGTGGGACAAGCCTATCAGCGCGATTCCGAAACCGGGAAAATATTGCTGGGAGAAGACAATATGCCCTTATATACCGATGCCACACATGATTTCGGCACCGTACTCCCGGATTTTAACGGCGGTTTTCAGAACAATTTCCGCATAGGCAGGTTCAACATAGCTGCTATGATCGACTTCCAGGGCGGGGGACAATTTTTCAGCCGATCCAAAATGCTTGCCGTAAGAACAGGGCAGGACCCCGTAACGGTAGCGATGAATGACCTGGGGAACAATGTAAGGGACCCCCTGGAAGACGGAGGAGGAGTAAAGGTTACTGGAATCTCTGCGGAGACCGGTGAAGCGGTCAGCGCCTATGTAGATGCGAGGTCTTACTACAGGAATGTACTGGGGAGGAGCGTTTATGAAGAATGGCTCTACGATGCCTCTTACATAAAACTCAGGGAAGTGCGGCTGGGATATTCTCTTGGCGAAAAATTGCTGGATAAGCTGCCCTTTAAGTCCGTAAACGTGTCCTTGATAGCGCGCAATCCGGCCATGATATGGCAGGAGGCACCCAAAGGGATCGACCCTTCCGAAATTTCTACCGGAAGTCAGGCGATAAGCTGGTATGAGTCGGGACAACTCGTTTCGGTAAGGTCGTACGGAATCAACCTGAATGTCACATTTTAAACCAGAGAAAAATGAAAACGATCCAATATATAGCAGCAGTACTGTGCAGCCTGGTGCTCTCGGGCTGCAGTGATTTCAGTGACAGTATAAATACCGATCCCACCCGGCCCGGAGTGGCTTCGGGAACACAGCTTATAGCAAATGCGGCATTGTACCTGCCGGGCCTGAGTTCTTCCCCGAAGGGGGAGTTTATGGCACAATACCTGGCCGAGACCCAGTATGTGGGGACTTCGCTTTATCCGCAGGAGAGCACCAGTTTTTATTCCTGGTACGAAGAACCGCTTATGAACCTGCAGGCCGCCATCGACTCGGATGACCTCGATGCCGGGGAAGGACCCATCGCCAACCAGATTGCCGTGGCCAGGATACTTAAGGCCTATTTCTTCTGGAATGTAACGGACAGGTGGGGTGATATTCCCTATACCGAAGCCTTGCAAGGCTCAGATAACTTTACTCCGGTTTACGACTCCCAGGAATCCATTTATAACAGTCTGTTTGAAGAATTGAAAGCGGCAGTAGCAACGGTCGTCGAAGGAGATATAGATAATGACATCATCTATGGCGGTGATATGTCCAAATGGCAGAAACTGGGCAATACCGTCCGGTTGTTAATGGCACTTCGCTTGTCTGAAGTAGCCCCGGCCAGGGGGAAGGAGGAATTCAATGACGCTTTGAACGACGGGGTATTCAGTTCCAACGAAGACAACCTCGTATTCCGCCATCTGCCGGAAGCCAACAATCAGAATTACTGGTATGGACAAATAGTGAACCAGAACCGTGAATGGTGGGCTTTGACAGAAACGTTGGTCGATGAAATGAAACCCGTAAATGACCCGAGGTTGCCCGTGTATGGTAATCCGGCGAGAGAAAGTGATGAATACGTGGGGTTGGAGTTTGGTGAGGAAGAAAATATCGGTACGGAAGAATATTCCCTGCTCGGATCGGATATCTATGCCCAGGATGCCCCGGTGTACCTGGTGACTTATGCACAAGTGCGCTTTGCCATGGCCGAAGCGGCGGAACGCGGATGGATAGGTGGTGACGCAGCCACGTATTACAACCAGGCCGTGGAAGCCTCTGTTGAACAGTGGACAGGAAGCACGGAGGAAGTTGCAGACTTTCTGACACAGCCCGGTATCGCTTTTGAACCGGGCAATGCCATGAAAATGATAGGTACGCAGCGCTGGGTACATTTATACATGTTCGGTTATGAAGCCTGGGCGGAGTGGAGGAGAACAGGGTATCCCGATAACCTTGTCGAGCCCAACGGTGTTCCCGTTCCGGGAAGGTTAAGTTACCCGGATAATGAAGTGTTCAATAATGCCGACAATTATGAAGAAGCCGTGCAACGGCAGTTTGGAGGCGATGATGATATTCACGGAAAAGTGTGGTGGGATCAGTAGACCGTAAATGATATTCATTTGTATAAAGGGGCCGGCTTTTGCGGGTCCTTTTGTGTTTAAAATATAAGTCAATGCATGATTAACGTGAATAATGGATAAGTTGTCCAGGGCAAAAGCATTGTAAAAGTTTAAGTTCTGTTTTGAGTCTTTAAAAGCTCCTCCCTTCAGACGAAGGGAGGTGGTCCCGATTTTAATCGGGATCGGAGGGTTTGAAATCCCAAATCATTGGATAAACATAAGTGTTTGGGAGCAATTCCCAGGACTTGGGCTGGTCAAACTCCCCGTCCTGCACAGCAGGACATCCCTACTTCGACAAGCCGAAGTAAGGGAGCCTTTTTCCTTATCCATTATTCACGTGTGATTATGTTTTCTTTTATTTACAGCCGTATTTTTTATGAATACATCTGTTTTTATATTAAATATTTTGTTTTTTATAATTTTAGTACTTAAATTAGCATAAGTGTTTAATTTACATTTTACCAAATCTAACCAACCTAACATACTTTCTTTTATGGATAATTGTGTGTCGTCTACAAAGAAAATACTTCAATTACTTAAAGTTGAATATACAGACGAATATGTAGAGGATTCTATTCTTTCCCATCCAGACTATCCCAGCTTATTATCAATTTCAGACACTCTGAACAGGTATAAAATTGAAAATCTCGCGGCCAAAGTTGATATAGATGATTTTGACAAGATACCTTTCCCTTGTCTTGTTCAGGTATCTGTTCGAAACGATACTTTGTTTTATGTTTTAAAGGATGTTACGGATAGGGAAATGGTGTATTTTGACGAAAAAAACAAATTGTCACGCGATTCCAGGGAAAACTTTTTAAAATATTGGACAGGAGTTTGTTTATTGGCTGAAAGAGGTGAAGAATCCAAAGAAATTGATATAGAGAAAAAAAGAGTTTCCAGGAGGATTTTTAATGTCCTGAAGATTTTTATAATACTGTCTTTTCTGGGTTGGGCGTTTATGAGCTTAACAAAGATACAGGATATCAATAACCATTCGTTTTTTTCTGTAATCGGAGTGTATTTATTCTTGAAGCTTGCGGGAATAATTGTAACTGCCATGCTTTTATGGTATGAAGTTGATAAGTATAACCCCACTTTGCGGAATTTTTGTTCCGGAGGAAAGAAAATTAATTGCGATTCCGTGTTAAATTCCGGGTATGCGAAATTACTTGGTGGTAATCTGAATTTGAGTATTGTCGGGTTTTCCTATTTTTCAGGATCTTTTATGTGTCTCCTTTTCCAGAATTTTTCTCCGGGTTCTATAGGCTTTGTTTCCATTTTGAGCATACTGGCTTTCCCGGTGGTTTTGATTTCTACTTATTATCAGGGAGTGGTTATCAGGCAGTGGTGTAAATTTTGCATTACCGTGCAGGCAGTATTGACTTTTGAGTTGATGTTGGTCCTGATCGGAAATCTATACGAAAACCCTGCCGATCTTGGGAGCCTTCCCATATTTTTCACAGTTGCCTTGGGTACGATTGTAATGTGGAAATATATAAAACAATTAGTAGAAAAAGGGGCGGAAACTAATTTATATAAAAGGAGACTTGGGAAAATAAAAAACAACCCTTCCGTGTTTAACGGGTTGATAATCAAATCGAGAAAATTAAAAACATTACCTGAAGGGCTTGGGATTTCCATAAATAAAAATGGTGCAAAACATCACATCATAAAAGTATGTAACCCTTATTGCAGTCCTTGCGCCCGTGTACATCCTGTTTTGGAGGAACTTGTTAATACAGGAAAAATCAACTTGCAAATGCTTTTCACGGCCAGCACAGATGAAAGGGACCCGAGGGGGCAACCGGTAAAACATTTCTTGGCCATAGATGCGCAGAAAGATAAAAGTATCATGCAACAAGCTTTGGATGACTGGTATACGGCAGATAAGAAAGATTATGAGTTGTTTGCTGAAAAATATCCTATGAACGGCGAATTAAAAGAACAGAATTCGAAAATCGAACGTATGCGTCAATGGTGTGATATGGAGAATATAACCCATACGCCCACCATATTTATAAACGGATATGAACTACCCGGAGAATACGATGTAAAAGATCTGTCGGAAATTCTGGTTAAGGGGGGTATTTCAAATTGTACCAAACTAAATTAAGCTAAAAAATATATTAAGTCACTGTAAAACAGTTGTTTTGTTCGATTTTAAAGCGGGACCGCAGTTCTTTACGAATTGTGAAAAACGTCCGATTTTGTCTTAAACTGTCATAAAACTGTCTGTTAACCGAGCACACTCCTCCTCTCCTTTGGATAATTATGTCCTTAAAAAAGTAAAACTCCGGAAACTGTCCGTTCTATGCGGTTTGTGCCACTTTTTTATTTATTCCAAAGGTAGAACCCTTAAACAAGATTTCAAAGCAAAATACTGCCTGAAAAGCCATTTTAAAAAGTGGCCGTAAACCTCAAAATTTTGCCATTGGATATTCAAATGGATATTCAAATGGGTATTCAAATTTTGGTTTTTAGAAGCTCGAACAAAGCAATTAATGGCCTATATGGTGGTTGTAAAGAGGGGTGTAGTGTACTTTTTTTGATTTTAAACCGGGGTAAGTGCACTAAATTGAACGCGAAAAAGGGGGTGTAATGCCATATAATGGACGTATTGAAAACAGTATAATATACTGTAAAACAAAAATTTAATATGCGTATTATCCGAAAATAAGCAAAAAAACTGTGGAGAAAATGGTATGTTTTGTGAATGAATGAATTTTAAAAGGGATTTTATTACAAGGACTTGTGGGGGGATGTATAAATACTTGTCAGGGTATCTATGCAGGTTGTTACTAAGGTGTTAAACTATATCTATTCGGGTGTTAAACCCCGTCGTTCATCGGAAAAACTTGCCTTTTAAGG contains the following coding sequences:
- a CDS encoding SusC/RagA family TonB-linked outer membrane protein, whose product is MRQMLLLLLFGAGIVVAYGQEKTVSGKVISAEDGTPVMGVSILVKGTTTGTISGAEGDYTIDGVTAESVLVFTYLGFEPKEVTVGDRETINVTLDPSLEALDEVVVTALGISREKKSLGYATQEVGGENFTMTNEQNVIGSLSGRVAGVQVTGASGASMGGTQKIKIRGVNSIGGADQPLIVIDGTPISNANFSGSAAADYGNLAQDINPADIASVNVLKGPAASALYGIRGQYGVIMITTKKGKKGVKDVSVELNSSFAIEKTGNFMPLQNMYGGGSGQTWRTLPNGDRYVDMSVDESWGPRMDGTMVRQVFSFYPQDEEYGQLTPFVPHPDNIKDFYETGLNFNNSVTITGGNENTTYRLSFNDTRIEGVEPNTYLKRNNLGLSAGLDITDKLNVSTNVNYARNDGRRPKQGSEYGTGYFVQWFQRNIDMNRMKGYRYNDGTFLHWNLGRPDSGTGEITDFSPLYWNNPYFDAYENTNNDRRDRFFGDVKLTYKILPELEISGAVRSDMFIQNIETRTAFGGRRVPAYTVGKYQNTEMNYELIAQYNTRWEDFSLNGTLGGNVYYRRYSYLYQETVGGLSAPGYYNIEASIDRPVNESYLLRRQVRSMFGMVSLGYKDTYFVDASIRNDNSSTLPKNNNSYWYPSVSGSFVFSELMDWKPLSFGKLRFSYAQAGSDFDPYQIREVYEVGTVYNGVNTLYLPDELYNSGIEPSFAHSYEAGFDIRFFKNRLGIDFTYYVQKNKNQIIDLNLSGTSGFGSTIINAGLIENKGFEIALNARPVQTDNFTWETSFNINRNRSEVVELAPGVDVYNYGSTTYSSVTSYLNSYKGKPFGSLVGQAYQRDSETGKILLGEDNMPLYTDATHDFGTVLPDFNGGFQNNFRIGRFNIAAMIDFQGGGQFFSRSKMLAVRTGQDPVTVAMNDLGNNVRDPLEDGGGVKVTGISAETGEAVSAYVDARSYYRNVLGRSVYEEWLYDASYIKLREVRLGYSLGEKLLDKLPFKSVNVSLIARNPAMIWQEAPKGIDPSEISTGSQAISWYESGQLVSVRSYGINLNVTF
- a CDS encoding SusD/RagB family nutrient-binding outer membrane lipoprotein: MKTIQYIAAVLCSLVLSGCSDFSDSINTDPTRPGVASGTQLIANAALYLPGLSSSPKGEFMAQYLAETQYVGTSLYPQESTSFYSWYEEPLMNLQAAIDSDDLDAGEGPIANQIAVARILKAYFFWNVTDRWGDIPYTEALQGSDNFTPVYDSQESIYNSLFEELKAAVATVVEGDIDNDIIYGGDMSKWQKLGNTVRLLMALRLSEVAPARGKEEFNDALNDGVFSSNEDNLVFRHLPEANNQNYWYGQIVNQNREWWALTETLVDEMKPVNDPRLPVYGNPARESDEYVGLEFGEEENIGTEEYSLLGSDIYAQDAPVYLVTYAQVRFAMAEAAERGWIGGDAATYYNQAVEASVEQWTGSTEEVADFLTQPGIAFEPGNAMKMIGTQRWVHLYMFGYEAWAEWRRTGYPDNLVEPNGVPVPGRLSYPDNEVFNNADNYEEAVQRQFGGDDDIHGKVWWDQ
- a CDS encoding vitamin K epoxide reductase family protein, with the protein product MDNCVSSTKKILQLLKVEYTDEYVEDSILSHPDYPSLLSISDTLNRYKIENLAAKVDIDDFDKIPFPCLVQVSVRNDTLFYVLKDVTDREMVYFDEKNKLSRDSRENFLKYWTGVCLLAERGEESKEIDIEKKRVSRRIFNVLKIFIILSFLGWAFMSLTKIQDINNHSFFSVIGVYLFLKLAGIIVTAMLLWYEVDKYNPTLRNFCSGGKKINCDSVLNSGYAKLLGGNLNLSIVGFSYFSGSFMCLLFQNFSPGSIGFVSILSILAFPVVLISTYYQGVVIRQWCKFCITVQAVLTFELMLVLIGNLYENPADLGSLPIFFTVALGTIVMWKYIKQLVEKGAETNLYKRRLGKIKNNPSVFNGLIIKSRKLKTLPEGLGISINKNGAKHHIIKVCNPYCSPCARVHPVLEELVNTGKINLQMLFTASTDERDPRGQPVKHFLAIDAQKDKSIMQQALDDWYTADKKDYELFAEKYPMNGELKEQNSKIERMRQWCDMENITHTPTIFINGYELPGEYDVKDLSEILVKGGISNCTKLN